Genomic segment of Dehalogenimonas alkenigignens:
AAGAACATTACGGCCGTTGATACTGCTTGCCGGTATTTCATCATGGCAATTCCCTCGCTACCCCGATGGAAGCAACCGGCGTATTTCGGCATGGTATGGGTTTCAGCCTGCCGTCTTCCATTTCGAAAGCCCGGCTGGCGAAAGGCAGCAATTCCAGACTGTGGGTAACCACCAGAAAAGTTACCCCCTGTTTATTGATGCTGCAGATTAACTCCATTATCTGGTTTTCAGTGTGTTGGTCAAGGTCGCTGGTCGGTTCATCGGCCAGTATCAATTTGGGCTCGTTCACCAAAGCCCTGGCGATGGCTACCCTTTTTTGTTCACCGGCCGAAAGCTGTTGGGGATGTACCTGGGATTTTGCGCTTAAGCCGACTGTTTCCAGCAGTGCTTTAGAACGTTCCAGAAAATGGTTTGGGGATTTCCTGGAGGTGAAGCCCGAGGGAAGATAAACGTTATCCAATACCGTTATGGAGGGAATCAGGCTGGGAAATTGAAAAATAAAGCCCATGGTTTCACGGCGCATGGTTGAAAGCCCTTGATCATCCAGGCCGGCAAGATCGCCGCCGTTCATTGTCACCCGGCCGGATGTTGGTTTGATCAATCCGGCGGCCAAATTTAGAAGGGTGGACTTCCCGGTCCCGGAGCGGCCGATGATCATGATCAATTCCCCGGCTTTGATATCGAGGGTGACATCGCGGACGGGACTGATGGATGTAGACGCATCCAGGGCAAAGGTTTTGGTGACGTTCTCAAGTTTCAGCATCTTATTGTCTCATGGCTATGGCGAGTTCCTGGCGGCTCAGGCGGAAGGCGGGAATGGAGGCGGCCAGCGTCACGGTCACCAGCGCCAATCCGACACCGGCACCCACAAGCCCCAGAAACACGCCAAGCGGAGGGAAGAGAAAGGGCATGCGCAGCGAACCGGCGATGAGGTCCTTAAGGACAAACAAACCTCCGGCCGCCACGATAATGCCGACCAGGGAGCCGGCGGCGGCCAGTAAAGCCGCTTCCGAAAGGAGGGTTTTAAATATGAACCCCCGGGTGGCGCCAATGGCTCTGAGGACAGCCATTTCCCGCCTGCGTTCATTGGCCGCCATGGAAAATATTAATCCGATCAGCAGCATCGACAGAATCCAGATGATGAGCGAGATGATGAAAAAACCCCACAACAAGCCGTTCATCTGGTTCCGGAAAGCGCCGAAGAGGTTCGGGCTTTCGATTGGCACCATCCCCCTGGTATTGGACAGAATGTCCAGGGCAACTCTGTGGATATCGGCGGACGGTTCTACCCGGACCATGATGGTGGAGATCAATTCGGGGTCGACCACCAGCGGTTGAACCGCGGTGGTAACGGATGATTCGGCCATGGCGATAGCCGTTTCCATGGTCATGAACAGCGTTTGATCCAGCCCGGTCCCGGTGGCTGACAGGTTGCCGACCAGGTCCATGCCGTAGCCGTAGAGGATTATCTGATCGAATTCAGGCGGGACAAAAATATAGTGGCCGCCGACAACCTCACCTCTGGCAAGGTCCCGTCCGAGATTGTCTCTCAGCCAGGGTGTCACCGTGAAATCGGTCGCCGGGTCGTATACCACAATGAACATCTCCCAAACAGCGCAGCAGGCGGCGCCGTATAAGGAAGCCAGGTATACCTGGGGAGAAACAGCCTCAACGCCGGGGACAGAAGCGACTGATTCCAAGTTGCTTCTGGGCATCCAGATTTCAGTCGGTTTACCCATCAAGAGGGCGGTTTCCAGCTTTGTTTCGGCGCCGACCGGAACCACCAGGATATCAGCGCCCATGCGCTGCAAACCTGAATCAAGGCTGGTTTCAGCGCCTCGGATGATCAGGGTCGTCGAGAGCAGGAATGCCGCTACCCCGGCAACCCCGAGAAAAATACTCAGGCTCCGGAAGCCGTTCCAGCGGATGTTTTTCAGAGCAAGTTTAATCGTGCCCATAAACACCAGAAAATTCTGACGGAGAGTTAAGCTTCAACAGGGCGGCAACCCGCCGCCGGCGCCTTCCTCGAATAAGACCAGAATATACGGCGCCTGCCCGGCGATATCCTTAGACCAATCCGTGGTCTTGTAAGTGGTGTTGGTTACGAGTTGGCCGTTGCTGTAAGAACGTTCAACATATTCTACCGATTCAACGTGCTTGCGAAGGTCCGAGCCCTGGGCTTGGGAGGTAATCAATCCGGATTCCAGTACGGAAATGGGGACGTTTTTAAAGGTGACCTGGTAAAAAACGCCGTCCTCGGCTGATGTCCGGGTGATGCTTCGGGCTAGTACCAGCGATGACAGCCATTTGCCGTCTGGGGTAATGGTGCCGTGAACCTGATCGGTTATTTTCTGGGTTGGCGTTGCTGCCTCGTTGAATCCCCTGAAGGTGTTGGCCATCCAGCCGATCGGCACTCCGGAGGCTTCCAGTGACGTCGGGTGTTTAAAGATAATGCCGAACGTCTCGAAGTCCATCAAGCCGTAAAGCCGGACCGAGATGCTGGTGGTCTTCCGCAGTTGTTCAGCCTGAACGGTATCCGGTGAGGTTGAAGCGCCCAGATCCGGCGAGCAACCCAACGGGAGAACCAGCGCCGCGGCTAATAACAACCACGCCGTTGGCCGAAATTTCTCTAAAATACTCTGTTTCATGCCCATTGCTATTTTGCATGACGCTTTGCCGCAATTTGAACAAACAAAATATTAAACTATTCCAACCGGTTGGACCTGGCCGCCATAACCATGCCAACCAGGCCGGAAGCAATCACCAGCGCCCCGGCGGTGATGAGTCCGGGCCTTTCCAGGGTGACACAGGTCATAGTCGGGGTCTGGCAGACGCCGATCAGAAAGGTAGGCAGGGCGATAATCACCGCTCCCAGCACTACGCCGAGTCCGCCCAACTGCATAAGGGTGGTCTTGCGCCGGTTGAAAGTCATCATGACGCCGACGACAGCCAGCGGGGCGGCGGCGGCGATCTCGGCAATACCGCTCCAGTGACATTTCATGGGAACGGTCTTGCCGTTGGCCAGGGTAATGGCTTTTCCCTGGGACTGGCAATCGGTGAACATCGGGAAAACGGCGGCGAATATCGCCAGCACCACCAGGACAACGCCGAGGACTTTAAACATCTTGAGCGACTCCTTTTGCTGCCTTTACAAATGAGAATATCACTTCTGTACCGTCCACAGCCAGTTGAGACCGAAGCAAATACCATGGATCTGGCCGTCATAGCCGACGCGATGCCACAAGTCAGTGATTTCATTGCGGGTGAAGTTGCGGTGAAACGGTTCATTGCCAGCACAGGTCATGCTCAGGTGCTGGCGCATCTTCCAGATGCTGTTGGTGCTGGGGACAGACCCGACAAGCCAACCGCCGGGACGGCAGACCCGGAGCATTTCCTGGAGGGTGGTTTCAGGATTCTCCAGGTGTTCCACCACCTCAGTGGCGATGACCATATCCACCGACGAGTCTTGAACGGGCAGCATTTCAGCATCCGCCTGGGCTTTGACAATGTATGGCTTGCCGTTCATCTGGTTTAAAGCCCAAAGGTTCATGTCCAGAGCTACGGCTTTCTGCCTGATGGTGGCCAGTCGGTGAGTGATCAGGCCGGTACCGCAGCCGATATCGAGGACAATCCCGTCACGGGGCAGCAGTTTTTCGATGTAGTGCCAGGTTTCGGCTCTCCTGGTGTGGTGATAGATATATTCGAGCCCCTTGGAGTCTTTGGTCCAATCGTAACGTTCAAAAAGGTAAAACTCTTTGACCGGGAGATGCCCGGCCGTCATTTCGAGGGCGGTGTCCGGGCTGATGAGCGACGGGATGCCGTTGAGTACGGAGTAGACGGTACCGCAGGACTCGCATTTCAGAACACTGTCCATAGGAACCAGGTTGGATTTACAGCCAGGGCACCCGAAAACATCCAGATGCCAACGCTCGAATGAATGTCCTCCCGCAGAGTCAACGGGATATGTCTGAATCATACGAACCTAGTTTCTCCGGCGGGTTCCGCGTTTTGCGGAACCCGCCGGTGTTCATTTTGTTACGGAGTGACGGTGATGCGGCACTGGGTGGGCTGATAGGACCAGCCGGCCGGACTCTGGTATCCGCCGAAGCTGGCCGAAACTACCCCTGGGGCACCGCTCAGCGCCACGGCGACATCGCCGCCGGCGGAGGTCAGTCCGGTGGCCGAAGACAAAGTGCCAGCAGTGGTTAGGAAGGACAAAGTGCGCCCAACCAGCGGGTTGCCATACTGATCAGCCAGGTGGAAAGTGATTACGCCCGCTGAAGTTGAGCCGGTAATCACCGTCTGGATGAAGGGTACCACGGCGATGATGCCCATGTGGGACGAAGCCAGGCGATTGGCGTCACCGAAGAAAACGGCGTCGATAACCACTGTCGATTTTTCATTCGGCGCCGGGACGCTGAGTGTAGCGACTCCGGAGGCGTTTGTGGTGGCTACGACAGAGCCATTCTGGGTAGTGCTGGATTCCAGCTTATAGAACACGTAATTGAAGGTGATGGACAAACCGGCGATGTTGACCGGAGCCTGGGCGGGCAGCGTTTGAAGCTGGGCGGTCATATTGATGTTCTGCCCCGGGCTGACCGAATCCGCCGAGGCGGTAACGACCCGTGTAATCGCCGGACCTGAAGCCGCGATTTCGGCGGTGATGCGCGCCTGGGAAGGCTGATACGACCAGCCGCTGGCGTTCACGAAACCGCCGAAGCTGGCGGAGATGACCGCGGAGTTGACGCCGCTGAGGACGACCTGGGCATTGCCGCTGATATCGGTGGTGGCAGAACCGACCGACAGGGTGCCGGCGGTGGTCAGGAAGGACAGGTCCTGCCCGGCGATGGCATTGCCATAGGAGTCAGCCAGGTGGAAGGTCACGACACCCGCCGCATTGGAGGCCGTCAGCACCGTCTGGATGAAAGGCACCACGGCGATGGTGCTCATATTGGATGAAGGCTGCAGGTTGGCGTCGCCGTTGAAGATGGCGTCAACCACGACGGTAGCCTTTTCATTGGGAGCGACGATGGCCAGGACGGCTTTGCCGGCGGCGTCGGTGTTTACCGTCGCCGTGCCGGATTCGGTAGTGCTGGATTCAATCTTGTGGAAGACGTAGTTAAAGAGAACCGGCATCCCTGCCCGGACAACATCAGTCAGACCAGGCAATTGCTTCAATGAAGCCGTGACTGTGATCGTCTTGGCCGGGCTGACCGAGGTCGGGGAGATGGTTACCATCCTGGTCTGGGCCACACCAGTGCTCTGGGCACCGGCGACCGTCGGAGCGGATTCGGCGGTTGCCGTCGGGAAGCCGGGTATGGTGCTGCCGACTGTGTTCAAAGCGGCAACCCTGTAGAAGTAGGTGATGGCGTTTTCAATCTCAGTATCATCGAACGTGGTGACCATGCCTACGGTGCGGGTTACCAGGTTAGCGGTGAAGCCGGCATTGGTGGCGCGTTCGATCTTGAATCCGGTGGCATTCACCGCCGGGTTGGTCCATGACAGGCTGACCCTCTTGGGGTTGTCCAGGACGGTGGCGGTTACGTTGGTCGGCGCGTCAGGAGCGACGGCGAAGCAGACGCCGTGCATCATATCCATTTCCTCGTGGCCGAGGATATGGCAGTGGATGACATACTCCCAGCCGAAGTTGACCATCTGGTTGGTGATGGTGATCGGATTGCCGGTCGGATCGAAGAAACCGCCGGGCGGGCCGATGAGGGTCTCACCTAAAGGCATGGTGGCATCGATCGGACGGATCGAGTTGGGCACCTTGAACGGCAGTTGCGGCGCTACCGGCCTGAGGGCGACGATGGTATCCTCCAGCGGGCTGACGCGGAGGGTTTCCTTCCAGCCGCGTTCGGTCGGGTGGGGAAGCGACAGGAAGCCGTCCCAGGCGACGCGGTTGATCACCTGAACGTTAAACAGGTGGAAGTGGATCGGGTGGGTGTCAACGCCGTTATGGGTGATTTTCCAGAGCTGGGTGCCGTCACCCGGCATAGGCTCCGACAGCGGAACCATGGAGTCTTTGAGGACCTCGACCGGCGGCGAGGCATAGGGGTAAAGCATGAAGTTGGCGGCGCCGGCAACGGTATTGGGCAGTTCCAGCCCGAGCATGCCGCTCATGCGGCCGTAAACCGGGTCATAGGCTTCACCCATTTCGTCCTGGATGGCTTTGGGCTGCAGCGGCAGCGTCATCTGCTGTCCGCTAATGGTCTTAAAGGTATGGGAGTTCTGGAAGATGCGGACATAAGTATCAGCCGGGAAGGAAGTAGCGCCACCCCTGGGCGAGAAGGTGCCGTTGCCGTTATCCACCCTGTAGGCGTCGTTGTGAACGGCGTTGGGCACGATCAACTTGGGCTGCGTCCGCTCGAAGACGCCAGGGTGGGCGGCATTGGAAGCCCAGGCTTCATTCAGCGCGGAGACATTATACTGGGCTGCCGGCGCAACATTCCTGACCCGGATCTGCATGACAGTGCGGGTGTTGGGCCCGTGGCCGGGTAGAGTGGTGTTGCCGTTAGCGGGATAGGTATAGCCGCCGGCATCTGCCATATCCGGTGAGCCGGTGTAGTAGTCCAGGCGCGGGTCGGGGGCCGGGAAGGGGGCGGGGGCGTCGTTATAGACGATGAGTGTCTTGCCGGCATATTGTGAGAAATCAACGATAACGTCAGCCCGCTCGGCCGGGCCGAGGGCTAGGGAGAACGAGTTGACGATGCCGGCGTTGAAGGTGGTGACATCAACGTTCCAGTCGATCGGCCGCTGGGGGACGACGGCCGGCATGGGCAGGAAGCCGCCCTCGTTGCCGATGACGATCCAGTCAGGGCCAGCGGTGTTCCAGTCCGGCACGCCGCCATCGCGGCCGTCTATCGGCCAGGTGGCATTGCCCAACTCGAAGTTCTGCGGCCAGGTGGGGTCGTTGGGATACGGCGCGGCAACGACTGTCTTGATTTCGGTGCCGAAGCCATTGACAGTAAATCCTGTAGAATCCGCCTCATACATTTGAAGGTTTAAGAACCGGTCGTTGCAGGCGTTGAGGACGCGGAGCCGGTAAGATTTGGGATCAACTTCCACGTATGGGAAGGCGGTGCCGTTGACCAGCATGGTGTCCTGGAATGATTCCATCTGCATGGCAGGGTGGGGGGCGCCCGGAATGAAGGGGGCTTCCCACGGGGTATTGGCAGGATTGACCGAATCATAATACGGGTTGGGTTGCGGCCCGACCAGAAGGTTGGTGGCCGGCGGCCAGAACCACGGGGCATAGTGCCAGCGGCCCATGGGGTTGATGCCGGAATTGTCCGGCGCCCAGGGGTTCTGAGCCGGGTTGTAGACGTGGCCCATCCACAGGTCGCCGGTGTGGGGTACCGGCGGGGTGATGCCCCAGTTCCAGGTGGGATCGGTGGAGGGGATCATCGGGGCGTCAACGAAGGTCTTGTCCTGGACGATGAGCGGGATCTGGTCGGCGGGGATAATGCCGCTATTTACCAGTTCGGCTTCGACCGGGTCCTGAATGATGTATCCGGCGGCCATGCCGACATAAACGTTGAGGCGGGTAATGCCGAGCGCATGATCGTGGTAGAACATCAGGCGGGCGCTCATCTGATTGGGGTAGTAATAATTGTACTGGCCGGGTCCGGGATCAGGCATATCCGGCACGCCGGAGTAGAGGACGCTGGCGCCGTCGGGGTAAGATGTCGTCTCGCCGGCCGGGGTGATCCACTGATGAGGCGTGCCGTCGGAAATCCAGGGGGCGTCGGCGCCGTGGAGGTGGATGACGGCGCGGTTCTGGGTGTAAATCTCAGTGCCGCCCATGGGGCCAAGACCGGCGCCCATCATGGCTTCGTCAACGGGGATGAACAGGTTGCCGCCGGCGCCGGTGGGCAGTTCATTGGTGAACCTGATGCGGACGGCGCGGTCCTTCTGTGCGATGATCAGCGGGCCAAGGTAATGGATCGGCGCCGGCGTGACATTGTTGAGGGTGCCGCCGGCGTTGGTGCCGTTGTTGGTCTGGACATAGCCGCGGAGTCGGGTGGGGGGCAGGTCGGAGTGCAGTTTCTCGTTATACTCGCGGAGGGAGATCTCATAATAGTCGGAACCGGGATAAGTCAGTTTATCGGGGTTGGCGATGGGGATATATTGCCCGAGGTTGTTGGCGGCGCCGGGCCCAAGGCCGGGCAAGCCGTCAACGAATTTCCGAATCGGCGGGCTGTAGGCCCAGTTGGGCACGGTGATGCTGAAATAGTCCGGCACATCGCCGGGTCCCGGATTGGCCGCCAGCGGGATGGCCTGGGCGATGAGGCTGCCGCCGTTACTGGGGGTGAGCTGACCGGCTTCGGCCAGCGTCTCATTGGCGCGGGCGGCGGCGGCCATGCGCTCTTCATGGGTGATCTTGTTACGGTAAACCGGATTGGTCACCTGTTCGGCGCCCTGGACTACCTTACGGGCGGCTATGGAATAACCCAAAAGCCCGGCGGTGCCGGCGGCCATCTGCAGGTACTGGCGCCGGGTTACCTCCCGGGGTTTGGCAGGCTGAGCAATGACCGAAGAAAGAGAAGTCGGGGT
This window contains:
- a CDS encoding ABC transporter ATP-binding protein is translated as MLKLENVTKTFALDASTSISPVRDVTLDIKAGELIMIIGRSGTGKSTLLNLAAGLIKPTSGRVTMNGGDLAGLDDQGLSTMRRETMGFIFQFPSLIPSITVLDNVYLPSGFTSRKSPNHFLERSKALLETVGLSAKSQVHPQQLSAGEQKRVAIARALVNEPKLILADEPTSDLDQHTENQIMELICSINKQGVTFLVVTHSLELLPFASRAFEMEDGRLKPIPCRNTPVASIGVARELP
- a CDS encoding ABC transporter permease; its protein translation is MGTIKLALKNIRWNGFRSLSIFLGVAGVAAFLLSTTLIIRGAETSLDSGLQRMGADILVVPVGAETKLETALLMGKPTEIWMPRSNLESVASVPGVEAVSPQVYLASLYGAACCAVWEMFIVVYDPATDFTVTPWLRDNLGRDLARGEVVGGHYIFVPPEFDQIILYGYGMDLVGNLSATGTGLDQTLFMTMETAIAMAESSVTTAVQPLVVDPELISTIMVRVEPSADIHRVALDILSNTRGMVPIESPNLFGAFRNQMNGLLWGFFIISLIIWILSMLLIGLIFSMAANERRREMAVLRAIGATRGFIFKTLLSEAALLAAAGSLVGIIVAAGGLFVLKDLIAGSLRMPFLFPPLGVFLGLVGAGVGLALVTVTLAASIPAFRLSRQELAIAMRQ
- a CDS encoding DUF4418 family protein, producing MFKVLGVVLVVLAIFAAVFPMFTDCQSQGKAITLANGKTVPMKCHWSGIAEIAAAAPLAVVGVMMTFNRRKTTLMQLGGLGVVLGAVIIALPTFLIGVCQTPTMTCVTLERPGLITAGALVIASGLVGMVMAARSNRLE
- a CDS encoding class I SAM-dependent methyltransferase encodes the protein MIQTYPVDSAGGHSFERWHLDVFGCPGCKSNLVPMDSVLKCESCGTVYSVLNGIPSLISPDTALEMTAGHLPVKEFYLFERYDWTKDSKGLEYIYHHTRRAETWHYIEKLLPRDGIVLDIGCGTGLITHRLATIRQKAVALDMNLWALNQMNGKPYIVKAQADAEMLPVQDSSVDMVIATEVVEHLENPETTLQEMLRVCRPGGWLVGSVPSTNSIWKMRQHLSMTCAGNEPFHRNFTRNEITDLWHRVGYDGQIHGICFGLNWLWTVQK
- a CDS encoding laccase encodes the protein MPAPRRRMSTNIFRRKMREAGSGATPTSLSSVIAQPAKPREVTRRQYLQMAAGTAGLLGYSIAARKVVQGAEQVTNPVYRNKITHEERMAAAARANETLAEAGQLTPSNGGSLIAQAIPLAANPGPGDVPDYFSITVPNWAYSPPIRKFVDGLPGLGPGAANNLGQYIPIANPDKLTYPGSDYYEISLREYNEKLHSDLPPTRLRGYVQTNNGTNAGGTLNNVTPAPIHYLGPLIIAQKDRAVRIRFTNELPTGAGGNLFIPVDEAMMGAGLGPMGGTEIYTQNRAVIHLHGADAPWISDGTPHQWITPAGETTSYPDGASVLYSGVPDMPDPGPGQYNYYYPNQMSARLMFYHDHALGITRLNVYVGMAAGYIIQDPVEAELVNSGIIPADQIPLIVQDKTFVDAPMIPSTDPTWNWGITPPVPHTGDLWMGHVYNPAQNPWAPDNSGINPMGRWHYAPWFWPPATNLLVGPQPNPYYDSVNPANTPWEAPFIPGAPHPAMQMESFQDTMLVNGTAFPYVEVDPKSYRLRVLNACNDRFLNLQMYEADSTGFTVNGFGTEIKTVVAAPYPNDPTWPQNFELGNATWPIDGRDGGVPDWNTAGPDWIVIGNEGGFLPMPAVVPQRPIDWNVDVTTFNAGIVNSFSLALGPAERADVIVDFSQYAGKTLIVYNDAPAPFPAPDPRLDYYTGSPDMADAGGYTYPANGNTTLPGHGPNTRTVMQIRVRNVAPAAQYNVSALNEAWASNAAHPGVFERTQPKLIVPNAVHNDAYRVDNGNGTFSPRGGATSFPADTYVRIFQNSHTFKTISGQQMTLPLQPKAIQDEMGEAYDPVYGRMSGMLGLELPNTVAGAANFMLYPYASPPVEVLKDSMVPLSEPMPGDGTQLWKITHNGVDTHPIHFHLFNVQVINRVAWDGFLSLPHPTERGWKETLRVSPLEDTIVALRPVAPQLPFKVPNSIRPIDATMPLGETLIGPPGGFFDPTGNPITITNQMVNFGWEYVIHCHILGHEEMDMMHGVCFAVAPDAPTNVTATVLDNPKRVSLSWTNPAVNATGFKIERATNAGFTANLVTRTVGMVTTFDDTEIENAITYFYRVAALNTVGSTIPGFPTATAESAPTVAGAQSTGVAQTRMVTISPTSVSPAKTITVTASLKQLPGLTDVVRAGMPVLFNYVFHKIESSTTESGTATVNTDAAGKAVLAIVAPNEKATVVVDAIFNGDANLQPSSNMSTIAVVPFIQTVLTASNAAGVVTFHLADSYGNAIAGQDLSFLTTAGTLSVGSATTDISGNAQVVLSGVNSAVISASFGGFVNASGWSYQPSQARITAEIAASGPAITRVVTASADSVSPGQNINMTAQLQTLPAQAPVNIAGLSITFNYVFYKLESSTTQNGSVVATTNASGVATLSVPAPNEKSTVVIDAVFFGDANRLASSHMGIIAVVPFIQTVITGSTSAGVITFHLADQYGNPLVGRTLSFLTTAGTLSSATGLTSAGGDVAVALSGAPGVVSASFGGYQSPAGWSYQPTQCRITVTP